One stretch of Harmonia axyridis chromosome 1, icHarAxyr1.1, whole genome shotgun sequence DNA includes these proteins:
- the LOC123682138 gene encoding uncharacterized protein LOC123682138, protein MDVVFNSMNSAISSGGYFIMDNDSGYVSNNLDQESNSDSVTETLNNSSVEILKSFLPKSVYISEDALLERPDIDQATNVLAEEENTRDFPCLPFDDSNNIDVSVINTTNNCATLNRFNSFQSDSGSSACSVVVPIAEPIYFNLSSKVNSDLPFLAEDNISSNPSDGPFFGYENVPMEGANRVFRNGLDILNKEVSTEDKIHSILSRLIAEKQKSVYSETNKTTDEESKITKADNATASIMKEPSKLVEHSVENSVVHTNAAESFTEKSNDAVANNSFINIEELPIFIGDEPILEISTKKDDDSMNHRTELTPQKLEKTEDDATVEKYLPINSSAINSCDKKNLVTLQDQDNKVLSAEPNVVVTETENTVLTNLTNTSIFSSNEASTSKTCTLPRRNSVKDKENFTEPEVFKTPNKCRKRKFSEIGSPDLFPDEESSRPEPSVVNKVIEERFIHKLDHKLIKRVQKTISGLPPPPELTRTNLTVDEMLAKLEANKNLFWTEENLKDLKIESADKEKESMNGSHNSSFGCTRSILIEGQYEQAVKKEFPEILYSRYHGLHHNRSKLSEEIEHLCDKYGKRYVGAETQSSCCAVETQHSSPGRRKLIKPKWAVKSPGRRLSHLAKRRITFSSASLQAGSSSGPVSRKRQILIDYKKLELLNTRKSPKKSPRRTPLKSPMLSPSNGRTPSSSAKKKLRMRFRLLSGNFKEATAGPSSSVSNSKRALFQSPDKDSQFRNILSTSSSSINSTFERDLANCGAKRSLFSSPNKIKTSLFSSPTKRSPFRNQQIFEKKRKRDDDDENLSKHPKLSRSQSSHGVSGKEPRPESSFPRAKSEILSSLNMTELSAANKKKLQWAVYESLKLQNISTTHPQFKVFASVLARVTRRCVFSSNIRLENSGTSEKMLRIARCHSYAVVKGKSVEEIMRDYNKSKSRTQKPQGYIAPQDYKEPTIPSRDSALKERDSNSSVTKSYSSQPIVVKPESRIDRIRKVINFEDNR, encoded by the exons ATGGATGTTGTTTTTAACTCGATGAATAGCGCGATAAGTTCCGGTGGTTATTTCATAATGGATAACGACAGTGGATATGTTTCTAACAACTTGGATCAAGAATCTAACTCTGACTCCGTAacagaaacattgaataattcATCTGTAGAAATATTGAAGTCATTTCTGCCAAAATCTGTCTACATTAGCGAGGATGCTCTATTAGAACGTCCAGATATTGATCAGGCAACCAATGTTTTAGCTGAGGAAGAAAATACTAGAGATTTTCCCTGTTTACCCTTTGACGACTCAAATAATATTGATGTATCTGTGATCAATACTACTAATAATTGTGCTACCTTGAATAGATTCAATAGTTTTCAATCAGATTCAGGCAGTTCAGCCTGTTCAGTTGTAGTTCCCATAGCTGAACCCATATATTTTAACTTGAGTTCTAAAGTTAATTCAGATCTTCCCTTTTTGGCTGAAGATAATATCAGCAGCAATCCTAGCGATGGACCATTTTTCGGTTATGAAAATGTCCCGATGGAGGGAGCTAATAGAGTTTTCAGAAATGGTTTGGATATTTTAAACAAAGAGGTTTCAACTGAAGACAAGATACACTCCATTCTCTCACGTCTTATTGCAGAGAAACAGAAATCAGTATATTCTGAAACCAACAAGACTACTGATGAAGAATCTAAAATTACCAAAGCAGATAATGCCACCGCTTCTATTATGAAAGAACCTTCGAAGTTGGTTGAACACTCAGTTGAGAATTCTGTCGTTCATACAAATGCAGCTGAGTCTTTtacagaaaaatcaaatgatgcAGTTGCAAATAATTCTTTCATCAATATTGAAGAACTTCCCATTTTTATTGGAGATGAACCTATTCTGGAAATATCGACAAAAAAAGATGATGATTCAATGAATCATAGAACTGAGTTAACACCACAGAAATTGGAAAAGACTGAAGATGATGCTACTGTTGAGAAATACCTTCCAATTAATAGTTCAGCTATAAATTCctgtgataaaaaaaatttagtaacACTTCAAGATCAAGATAACAAAGTTCTTTCAGCGGAACCAAATGTTGTAGTAACAGAGACAGAAAACACTGTTCTTACTAATTTAACAAATACTAGTATCTTCAGTAGTAATGAAGCCAGTACAAGTAAAACTTGTACCCTCCCAAGAAGAAATTCAGTTAAAGACAAGGAGAATTTCACTGAACCTGAAGTGTTTAAAACTCCAAACAAGTGTCGTAAGAGGAAATTTAGTGAAATTGGAAGTCCTGACCTGTTCCCTGATGAGGAAAGCAGCAGGCCAGAACCTTCCGTTGTGAATAAAGTGATTGAAGAAAGATTCATTCATAAATTAGACCATAAATTGATAAAAAGAGTACAAAAGACTATTAGTGGTTTACCCCCTCCCCCAGAATTGACCAGAACAAATTTAACTGTGGATGAAATGTTGGCAAAATTGGAGGcgaataaaaatttgttttggacagaagaaaatttgaaggatctTAAAATCGAGAGTGCTGACAAAGAGAAAGAATCGATGAATGGTAGTCATAATTCAAGTTTTGGGTGCACTAGATCCATATTGATAGAAGGTCAATATGAACAAGCTGTCAAAAAGGAATTTCCTGAGATCCTATATTCAAGATATCATGGATTACA TCATAACCGAAGCAAACTTTCCGAAGAAATCGAGCACCTTTGTGATAAATATGGAAAGAGGTACGTAGGAGCAGAGACCCAGTCAAGTTGCTGTGCAGTTGAGACTCAGCATAGCAGTCCAGGCAGGCGTAAGTTGATCAAACCGAAGTGGGCTGTTAAATCACCGGGTAGGAGGTTAAGCCATCTGGCAAAGAGGAGGATCACCTTCTCAAGCGCGAGTTTACAGGCCGGCAGTTCTTCAGGCCCAGTTTCCAGAAAGAGACAGATTCTGATCGACTACAA GAAACTCGAGCTTCTCAACACGAGAAAGAGTCCGAAAAAGAGTCCCAGAAGGACCCCCTTGAAGTCGCCCATGCTCAGTCCATCCAATGGAAGGACACCCAGCAGTTCGGCCAAGAAGAAGTTGAGGATGAGGTTTCGTTTGCTTTCCGGAAACTTCAAGGAAGCGACTGCTGGACCGAGTTCTAGCGTTTCAAACTCGAAGCGTGCCCTGTTTCAGAGCCCCGACAAAGACAgtcaattcagaaatattttgtcGA CCTCCTCCTCCTCGATCAACTCCACCTTCGAGCGAGACCTGGCTAACTGTGGGGCCAAACGTTCACTCTTCTCGTCGCCCAACAAGATCAAGACGTCGCTGTTCTCGTCGCCGACCAAGAGGTCGCCCTTCAGGAACCAGCAGATCTTCGAGAAGAAACGCAAGAGGGACGACGACGACGAGAACCTGTCCAAGCACCCGAAACTGTCCAGGAGCCAATCCTCCCACGGGGTTTCCGGTAAGGAACCGAGACCCGAGAGCTCTTTCCCTAGAGCGAAGAGCGAGATCCTGTCGTCGCTTAACATGACAGAGCTCAGTGCTGCCAACAAGAAG AAACTTCAATGGGCCGTCTACGAATCCCTAAAGTTACAAAACATAAGCACCACCCACCCTCAATTCAAAGTGTTCGCCTCCGTTCTGGCCAGAGTGACCAGAAGGTGCGTGTTCTCTTCCAACATCCGTCTGGAAAACAGCGGTACCAGCGAAAAGATGCTCAGAATAGCCAGATGCCATTCTTATGCAGTGGTTAAAGGTAAATCGGTGGAAGAAATAATGAGGGATTACAACAAGAGCAAGTCCCGAACCCAGAAACCACAAGGTTACATAGCACCCCAGGACTACAAGGAACCCACTATTCCTAGCAGAGATTCAGCTTTGAAAGAGAGAGACAGCAACAGTTCGGTTACGAAAAGTTACTCTTCCCAACCGATTGTGGTAAAACCGGAAAGCCGTATAGACCGTATCCGTAAAGTGATAAATTTCGAGGATAACAGATAG